A portion of the Parasedimentitalea marina genome contains these proteins:
- a CDS encoding PP2C family protein-serine/threonine phosphatase has protein sequence MRAEVQFAYDASTAISRGRRERQEDAVASDFLAGTGLGFAVLADGMGGHAAGDVASKIVVTEVFSELKFRADAPEDLEGQITQALSAAAFAANECVAHYASQNASAGGMGATLLAPVLFEDRLYWISIGDSPLYLFRDGRLRRLNDEHSLAVQLDARVAQGVLSRDEAQNHPDRACLTSVLSGHEIARIDCRSKPLHLRDSDIVIAASDGLQYLEDTVITAVLTAKKDHSSTEIGASLMGCIDKLNDPEQDNVSFCVIKVSDRMKPAAQQAKSIKPLSPPPVSKPKSNTITIMASASRSKGITSFHIVNGDTA, from the coding sequence ATGCGAGCTGAGGTTCAGTTCGCCTATGATGCCTCGACCGCAATCAGTCGGGGCCGCCGCGAGCGGCAGGAAGATGCCGTGGCGTCGGATTTCCTGGCCGGGACCGGATTGGGGTTTGCGGTTCTTGCCGATGGCATGGGCGGTCATGCCGCCGGTGACGTTGCCAGCAAGATCGTGGTCACCGAGGTGTTCAGCGAGTTGAAATTCCGCGCCGACGCGCCAGAAGACCTGGAAGGTCAGATCACCCAGGCCCTGTCAGCGGCAGCTTTTGCGGCCAATGAATGCGTCGCCCACTACGCCAGCCAGAACGCCAGCGCCGGTGGTATGGGCGCCACGCTATTGGCGCCAGTCCTGTTTGAGGATCGTCTGTACTGGATCTCTATCGGTGACTCGCCGCTGTATCTGTTTCGGGATGGGCGCTTGCGGCGTCTGAACGATGAACACTCGCTTGCGGTGCAGCTGGATGCCCGCGTTGCCCAGGGGGTGCTGTCGCGGGACGAGGCCCAGAACCATCCTGACCGGGCCTGCCTGACCTCGGTTCTGTCCGGACACGAGATTGCCCGCATCGATTGCCGCAGTAAACCGCTGCACCTGCGAGACAGCGATATCGTGATCGCCGCCAGCGACGGTTTGCAATATCTTGAGGACACGGTGATTACTGCCGTCCTGACCGCCAAGAAAGACCACTCCAGCACCGAAATCGGCGCCTCGCTGATGGGCTGCATAGACAAACTGAACGACCCTGAGCAGGACAATGTCTCGTTTTGTGTAATCAAGGTTTCAGATCGGATGAAACCTGCCGCGCAGCAGGCCAAGTCTATCAAGCCGCTCAGCCCACCGCCTGTTTCAAAGCCGAAGTCCAATACCATTACCATCATGGCCTCGGCCTCCAGGTCCAAAGGGATCACCTCTTTTCACATCGTGAACGGAGACACTGCATGA
- a CDS encoding FHA domain-containing protein, translated as MKFIRDIIADKREQASPLEGQVPPRAGQITEERSDQDVMAAILSDTGPTADPFHLDSSFQVSEPPVAAPPESHEPESTPRLSDLNVDNHDGTSEFGGLNLDAFDTATPASLDTSFIDAPESDLPDIDFQRLAASVPTEDPAPQDRPFKRFTRTQTRLRTLDLDEPEKQADPVDLPPKEVRQSAPPSQHPAPIRQKAEPAAAAPQVPDPVEPEPAMPEPAEPAQQMAAPERAAQPSLREQSPQVEAARPDPARPLDVPSPAMGRGSSKAGRVKTRLLGFNPGQAAGADPFARKGDAPDTAYTQFPVGWLAVVSGPGRGATFTLFNGVTIIGRGEDQTVRLDFGDNSISRSNHAAIAFDPEQNNFFIGHGGKANLVRRNDRPVLSTEELAIGDLIRIGETTLRFVPLCGPEFGWNQTPQSEAGHAS; from the coding sequence ATGAAGTTCATCAGAGATATCATCGCCGACAAACGTGAGCAGGCTTCTCCACTCGAGGGACAGGTTCCGCCACGGGCTGGGCAGATCACCGAGGAACGATCAGATCAAGACGTCATGGCCGCGATTCTGTCGGACACTGGCCCGACGGCAGATCCGTTTCATTTAGATTCCAGTTTTCAGGTGTCCGAGCCGCCTGTTGCTGCCCCACCCGAAAGCCATGAGCCAGAATCAACGCCACGCCTGAGCGACTTGAACGTTGACAACCACGATGGCACCTCCGAATTCGGCGGTTTGAACCTGGACGCTTTTGATACAGCAACTCCCGCGTCGCTCGACACCAGCTTCATCGACGCGCCCGAAAGTGACCTACCGGACATTGATTTTCAACGACTGGCAGCTTCGGTTCCAACCGAGGATCCGGCCCCGCAGGACAGACCGTTCAAGCGATTCACCAGAACACAAACCCGGTTGCGCACCCTTGACCTGGACGAGCCCGAGAAGCAGGCTGACCCAGTGGACCTGCCGCCCAAAGAAGTCCGACAGTCTGCGCCGCCGTCACAACATCCGGCTCCGATACGCCAAAAGGCGGAACCTGCGGCGGCTGCACCACAGGTGCCAGATCCGGTAGAGCCCGAACCGGCAATGCCTGAACCGGCAGAGCCTGCACAACAAATGGCTGCGCCAGAAAGAGCCGCTCAGCCCTCCCTTCGTGAACAGTCCCCGCAGGTCGAAGCTGCCCGGCCTGATCCGGCCCGCCCACTCGACGTTCCCTCGCCTGCAATGGGCCGTGGGTCCAGCAAGGCCGGCCGTGTTAAAACCCGTCTGCTGGGCTTTAACCCTGGTCAGGCCGCAGGCGCAGATCCCTTTGCCCGCAAGGGGGACGCGCCCGATACGGCCTATACACAGTTCCCGGTCGGCTGGCTGGCGGTTGTCAGCGGCCCCGGACGTGGCGCGACCTTTACCCTGTTCAACGGCGTCACGATCATCGGTCGCGGCGAGGATCAGACCGTACGGTTGGATTTCGGCGACAACAGCATCTCGCGCAGCAACCATGCCGCCATCGCCTTTGACCCCGAACAAAACAACTTTTTCATCGGCCACGGCGGCAAGGCCAATTTGGTCCGCCGCAACGACCGCCCTGTGCTAAGCACCGAAGAGTTGGCCATTGGGGATCTGATCCGGATTGGGGAAACAACGCTGCGGTTTGTGCCCCTGTGCGGACCCGAGTTTGGCTGGAACCAGACACCACAGAGCGAAGCCGGGCATGCGAGCTGA
- a CDS encoding serine/threonine protein kinase, which produces MLHNEIAENQHQADELQCGFKLLHGQYQIERALSSGGFGITYLARDSLDRRVVIKECFAAGICYRTQGLVEPIEPAYARQYKTVLRHFLREAQWLARSVHPGIVGIHQVFRENNTAYIAMEFVDGVDLVTLREDQPKRVTDTLMQDVLKQALGTLAFIHDLGILHRDISPDNFLLCDDGTVTLIDFGAATGRQTSGQTDRDAVIDPMISVKDGYSAHELYQPDMPHRPSSDLYSLGATLSYLVTGAPPPISQHRLDALTAGDPDPCLELTDGYPGFNRDFLASIDKALSVLPGVRYQSAQEWLDELQVDAPAPVPTRAIFSPDVEPLQVNAELENMLASLVENTNSGLVPAGPKTSKQRQTAAPQTQFDQPPRQRQLVDIFGDPIGDVDTSLKEQDTASSRKRPVPAPSAQPDNSAAQQTQPRPQGFAKYVPFPLRRLFGGANSPNND; this is translated from the coding sequence GTGCTTCACAACGAGATTGCAGAAAATCAGCATCAGGCGGATGAACTGCAATGTGGGTTCAAGCTGCTGCACGGTCAGTACCAAATCGAACGCGCCCTGAGCAGTGGCGGCTTTGGCATCACCTATCTGGCGCGCGACAGTCTGGACCGTCGGGTTGTCATCAAAGAGTGTTTTGCTGCCGGTATCTGCTATCGCACACAAGGATTGGTAGAGCCGATTGAACCGGCCTATGCGAGGCAATACAAAACCGTGTTGCGCCATTTCCTGCGCGAGGCTCAATGGCTGGCGCGATCAGTTCATCCCGGCATAGTCGGCATTCATCAGGTGTTTCGCGAAAACAATACTGCCTATATCGCGATGGAGTTCGTCGACGGGGTCGATCTGGTCACCCTGCGTGAAGACCAGCCCAAGCGCGTCACCGACACCCTGATGCAAGACGTCCTGAAGCAGGCACTGGGCACCCTAGCCTTTATTCATGACCTTGGCATTTTGCATCGCGACATTTCCCCGGACAATTTCCTGCTCTGCGATGATGGCACTGTGACGCTGATCGATTTCGGCGCCGCTACCGGCAGGCAAACAAGCGGGCAAACAGATCGCGATGCCGTTATCGATCCGATGATATCAGTCAAGGACGGCTATTCCGCCCATGAGCTGTATCAGCCAGACATGCCGCACAGACCATCAAGCGATCTCTACTCTTTGGGGGCAACCCTGTCTTATCTGGTGACCGGTGCACCGCCACCCATAAGCCAGCACCGCCTGGACGCCCTCACGGCTGGTGACCCTGATCCCTGCCTGGAGCTGACTGATGGATACCCCGGTTTCAATCGGGACTTTCTGGCCTCCATTGATAAGGCCTTGTCCGTTCTGCCTGGGGTTCGCTACCAGTCTGCTCAGGAATGGTTGGATGAATTACAGGTCGATGCCCCTGCCCCTGTACCGACGCGGGCCATCTTCAGCCCCGACGTTGAGCCGCTGCAAGTCAATGCTGAACTAGAAAACATGCTTGCTTCGCTGGTTGAAAACACCAACAGCGGCTTGGTTCCTGCAGGTCCGAAAACATCAAAACAACGACAGACTGCAGCCCCCCAGACACAATTTGACCAGCCGCCTCGACAGCGCCAACTGGTGGATATTTTCGGTGACCCCATTGGCGACGTCGACACCTCGCTGAAAGAGCAAGACACCGCGTCCAGTCGCAAGCGGCCCGTGCCAGCGCCCAGCGCCCAGCCCGACAATTCTGCTGCGCAACAGACCCAGCCCCGTCCGCAAGGCTTTGCCAAATATGTCCCCTTCCCTCTGCGCCGATTATTTGGCGGCGCAAATTCCCCAAACAACGACTAG
- a CDS encoding transglutaminase-like domain-containing protein: MQLSSISPAQTATELTATTPLLDYRTPSIQQLIKTRGWRDLSAFDQIGALHDFVRNEIQFGYNTSDQSKASKVLDDGYGQCNTKSVLMMALLRALGLSCRMHGFTIKKALQRGVVPELVYPIVPNNIVHSWVEVWFDGHWVKLEGFILDDGVLSALQKQFPDRNSLCAFGAGTNRLQEPEVTWTGADTYIQQTGINQDFGVFDSPDLFFSKHPQELTGLRGFMFRIALRHWMNFRVKRIRAGHNYALPQDALS; this comes from the coding sequence ATGCAACTATCATCCATATCACCGGCGCAAACCGCTACGGAACTAACTGCAACAACTCCGTTGCTCGACTATAGGACCCCCAGCATTCAACAGCTGATCAAGACGCGCGGCTGGCGCGACTTGTCTGCCTTTGATCAGATCGGCGCCCTGCACGATTTTGTCCGCAACGAGATTCAGTTTGGCTATAACACGTCAGACCAGAGCAAAGCCTCTAAGGTGCTGGATGACGGCTATGGCCAGTGCAACACCAAAAGTGTGTTGATGATGGCGCTGCTTAGGGCACTGGGACTGTCTTGCCGGATGCACGGTTTTACCATCAAAAAGGCCTTACAACGTGGCGTGGTCCCTGAACTGGTCTATCCAATCGTGCCAAACAATATTGTCCACAGCTGGGTGGAGGTTTGGTTTGACGGGCATTGGGTCAAGCTAGAGGGCTTCATTCTGGACGACGGTGTCCTGTCCGCTTTGCAAAAGCAATTCCCCGACCGCAACAGCCTTTGCGCCTTTGGTGCGGGCACAAATCGTCTGCAAGAACCCGAGGTAACCTGGACTGGTGCCGACACTTATATCCAACAAACCGGCATCAATCAGGATTTTGGGGTATTTGACAGCCCCGATTTGTTTTTTTCAAAACACCCACAAGAGCTAACTGGGCTGCGCGGTTTCATGTTCCGGATCGCACTCAGGCATTGGATGAACTTCCGCGTCAAGCGTATCAGAGCTGGCCACAACTATGCATTGCCCCAAGATGCACTGAGCTAG
- a CDS encoding TRAP transporter large permease — protein MNELYTTLIFLFVLFALLGGSVWIGLALMGVAWVGMELFTTRPAGDAMITTIWTGSSSWTLTALPLFIWMGEILYRTRLSQDMFRGLAPWMRWLPGGLLHTNIAGCTIFAAVSGSSAATLTTVGKMSIPELRKRGYPEHMIIGTLAGAATLGLMIPPSLTLIVYGVTINESITKLFMAGIFPGLVLASLFTLYIMGWHFFTKGPRPDPEPPMSFGTMLAESRFLVPVLMLVTVVIGSMYMGFATATEAAAVGVLGSLTLAFFQGSLSWSTFTQSLMGATRTSAMISLILMGAFFLSLSMGFTGLPRALADWIDTLNLSPLALIVALTIFYVFLGMFLDGISSVVLTMAIIEPMIRQAGIDPIWFGIFIVVVVEMAQVTPPIGFNLFVLQGMTKHEISYISKTAIPMVGLMLLMVVILVAFPDLATWLPENIRSRPTG, from the coding sequence ATGAACGAGCTTTATACAACCCTCATCTTTCTCTTTGTGCTGTTCGCCCTGCTGGGTGGCTCGGTCTGGATCGGGCTGGCGCTGATGGGCGTAGCCTGGGTCGGGATGGAGCTGTTCACCACCCGCCCTGCAGGTGACGCGATGATCACCACCATCTGGACCGGCTCGTCCAGCTGGACCTTGACGGCCCTACCGCTGTTCATCTGGATGGGAGAGATATTATATCGAACCCGATTATCGCAAGACATGTTCCGCGGGCTGGCGCCGTGGATGCGGTGGCTGCCCGGCGGCTTGCTGCACACCAACATTGCCGGCTGTACTATCTTTGCGGCGGTGTCTGGCTCCTCTGCGGCGACCCTGACCACGGTTGGCAAAATGTCGATCCCCGAGTTGCGCAAACGCGGCTACCCCGAGCACATGATCATCGGCACCCTGGCAGGTGCGGCCACGCTGGGCCTGATGATCCCACCCTCGCTGACGCTGATCGTCTATGGTGTCACCATCAATGAAAGCATCACCAAGCTGTTCATGGCCGGCATTTTCCCCGGTCTGGTGCTGGCCAGCCTGTTCACCCTGTATATCATGGGCTGGCACTTTTTCACCAAAGGCCCGCGTCCTGATCCGGAACCACCGATGAGCTTTGGCACCATGTTGGCCGAGAGCCGCTTTCTGGTGCCGGTGTTGATGTTGGTCACGGTGGTGATCGGCTCGATGTACATGGGCTTTGCCACCGCAACCGAGGCCGCAGCCGTGGGTGTGCTCGGCTCCCTAACGCTGGCGTTCTTCCAAGGCTCGCTCAGCTGGAGCACCTTCACCCAATCCCTGATGGGGGCCACCCGCACCTCGGCGATGATCTCGCTGATTCTCATGGGGGCGTTCTTTTTGTCGCTGTCGATGGGGTTCACCGGATTGCCCCGCGCATTGGCCGATTGGATCGACACGCTGAACCTGTCACCACTGGCACTGATCGTGGCGCTGACGATCTTTTATGTCTTCCTTGGCATGTTCCTGGATGGGATTTCATCGGTCGTGCTGACCATGGCCATCATCGAGCCTATGATCCGGCAGGCTGGGATCGACCCGATCTGGTTTGGTATTTTCATCGTGGTGGTGGTCGAGATGGCACAGGTGACGCCGCCCATCGGCTTTAACCTGTTTGTTCTGCAGGGCATGACAAAACACGAGATCTCCTACATCTCAAAAACCGCCATTCCCATGGTGGGGCTGATGCTGCTGATGGTGGTGATCTTGGTCGCGTTTCCGGATCTCGCCACCTGGTTGCCAGAAAACATCCGCAGCCGTCCAACTGGATAA
- a CDS encoding TRAP transporter small permease, whose translation MRDWQPFLGLPLWVWLFIFPTILAVFCLIYRDPAERLLRPVWRVLDRIYLGAGVAASCFMVTILLLIVAQMIMRWSSLTFPGATEYAGYAMAATSFLALAHALTRGAHIRVSIFLNMNKFLGFWLDALAMWIAAVTATYFARYAIKTNIMSEMLNDRTQGTDFVPEWLLSFFAMFANSPSKWGQIWAETGSDWVYTPVWLPQLPMSIGTVLLAVAIWDYLTRLLVHRESSIISEAVE comes from the coding sequence TTGCGCGATTGGCAACCTTTTCTAGGCCTGCCGTTATGGGTCTGGCTGTTTATTTTTCCAACTATTTTGGCGGTGTTCTGTCTGATCTATAGAGATCCAGCCGAGCGACTGTTGCGGCCAGTCTGGCGGGTATTGGATCGGATCTATCTGGGGGCCGGTGTGGCCGCGTCGTGTTTTATGGTCACTATTTTGCTGCTGATCGTAGCTCAGATGATAATGCGCTGGAGCAGCCTGACCTTTCCGGGGGCAACTGAATATGCCGGCTATGCCATGGCCGCGACCTCGTTCCTGGCGCTGGCCCACGCGCTGACCCGTGGTGCCCATATCCGGGTGTCGATTTTCCTGAACATGAACAAGTTCCTGGGTTTTTGGCTAGACGCATTAGCGATGTGGATCGCTGCCGTCACGGCCACCTATTTCGCCCGCTATGCCATCAAGACAAACATCATGTCAGAAATGCTGAACGACCGCACTCAGGGGACCGACTTTGTCCCCGAATGGTTGCTTAGCTTCTTTGCCATGTTCGCCAATTCACCTAGCAAATGGGGGCAGATCTGGGCCGAGACCGGCTCAGACTGGGTCTACACTCCAGTCTGGCTGCCTCAATTGCCGATGTCCATCGGCACCGTCCTGCTGGCTGTCGCCATCTGGGATTACCTGACCCGTCTGCTGGTCCACCGCGAAAGCAGCATCATCTCGGAGGCGGTCGAATGA
- a CDS encoding TRAP transporter substrate-binding protein — MAENWDMPMAYSATNFHSEMGVVFADRVRDYTGGDIDITVHPGGSLFKGGEIKRAVQTGQAPIGERFMSAHANEAPLLGWDNLPFIATTYADNDKLWDAAKDKVNAQLADLNLVALYTCPWPGQGFYFKKEVNSSADTQGVKFRSYNTATATFAEALGMIPVQVEAAELSQALATGVAEAFISSGSTGYDRKVWEQLTHYYKVNAWLPRNYVMVNKGIWDGLSADNQAAIQKAANETGADCSAKSQELAGWYFEQLADNGMDVTDAGPDFLAELEAIGAKMTADWLEQAGADGQAILDAYNAN; from the coding sequence ATGGCCGAAAACTGGGATATGCCGATGGCCTATTCAGCGACCAACTTCCATTCGGAAATGGGCGTTGTCTTTGCTGACCGCGTGCGCGACTACACCGGCGGCGATATCGATATCACAGTCCACCCGGGCGGCTCGCTGTTCAAAGGCGGCGAGATCAAGCGTGCCGTACAAACGGGTCAGGCCCCAATTGGCGAACGCTTTATGTCTGCACACGCCAACGAAGCGCCCCTGTTGGGGTGGGACAACCTGCCCTTTATTGCAACTACCTATGCCGACAATGACAAGCTTTGGGACGCCGCTAAGGACAAGGTCAACGCCCAACTTGCGGACCTGAACCTTGTTGCGCTTTATACCTGCCCATGGCCAGGCCAGGGATTCTACTTCAAGAAAGAAGTGAACTCTTCTGCGGATACACAAGGGGTCAAGTTTCGGTCGTATAACACTGCCACAGCCACCTTTGCCGAGGCTCTGGGCATGATCCCGGTTCAGGTCGAAGCTGCGGAACTGTCACAGGCGCTGGCCACCGGTGTGGCCGAGGCCTTCATCTCGTCCGGATCGACCGGATATGACCGCAAAGTCTGGGAGCAGCTGACCCATTACTACAAGGTCAACGCCTGGCTGCCGCGCAACTATGTAATGGTTAACAAAGGCATTTGGGACGGGCTAAGCGCCGACAACCAAGCTGCGATTCAAAAAGCTGCAAACGAAACCGGAGCGGATTGTTCGGCCAAGTCGCAGGAACTGGCGGGTTGGTATTTTGAACAGCTGGCAGACAATGGCATGGATGTGACCGACGCAGGCCCTGATTTCTTGGCCGAGCTGGAAGCGATTGGTGCTAAAATGACCGCTGATTGGCTAGAGCAAGCCGGCGCCGACGGTCAGGCCATTCTGGACGCCTATAACGCCAACTAA
- a CDS encoding NAD(P)/FAD-dependent oxidoreductase: MTQSHTVIVGAGIVGAATAIWLTRAGHRVTLIDKGEPGMGASFGNGCILASCAMVPVTAPGLIPKGPGYLLNPNFPLFLRWDYTLKLLPWLVKYLAHANDGDTRRIARGLTHIVGDSLQQHQALTAGTDAAKWVQPSEYNFAYTDRAAFDADSYTWALRREAGFVPELIEGPAVQEKEPILAQSVKLLAVNQSHGFIHNPAHYIQDLVKLLTEMGGTFVQAEVKDFDLSGGRISAVDTDQGRFDCDQAVLATGVWSKPLMAKLGINVPLEAERGYHVLFKNPSQTPNSPMMMTSGKFVATPMDQGLRCAGVVEFGGIKDNPSKAPINLLRKKVRALFPQMTASSEEEWMGFRPAPSDSLPLIGEVGSSGVYAAFGHHHIGLTGGPKTGRMVADMISGQRSNIDMTPYAPQRFG, translated from the coding sequence ATGACTCAGTCGCATACTGTCATTGTGGGCGCAGGCATTGTTGGTGCTGCCACCGCAATCTGGCTAACCCGCGCCGGGCACCGGGTCACCCTGATCGACAAAGGCGAACCTGGCATGGGGGCCTCGTTTGGCAATGGCTGCATTTTAGCCAGCTGCGCCATGGTGCCGGTGACCGCCCCGGGTTTGATCCCCAAGGGCCCGGGTTATCTGCTAAATCCCAACTTCCCACTGTTCCTGCGCTGGGATTATACCCTTAAATTGCTGCCCTGGCTGGTGAAATATCTGGCCCATGCCAATGACGGCGACACCCGGCGCATTGCCCGTGGATTGACCCATATCGTTGGGGACAGTCTACAACAACATCAGGCGCTAACTGCGGGCACTGATGCGGCAAAATGGGTGCAGCCAAGTGAGTACAATTTTGCATACACCGATCGCGCGGCCTTTGACGCTGACTCCTACACTTGGGCGCTGCGCCGTGAAGCAGGGTTTGTGCCTGAGTTGATCGAGGGCCCGGCCGTACAGGAAAAAGAGCCGATCCTGGCCCAGTCGGTCAAACTACTCGCTGTAAACCAAAGCCATGGGTTCATTCATAACCCGGCCCACTACATTCAAGATCTGGTAAAATTGCTGACCGAAATGGGCGGTACGTTTGTGCAAGCCGAGGTCAAGGATTTTGACCTAAGCGGCGGACGGATCAGTGCCGTGGACACCGATCAGGGTCGGTTCGATTGTGATCAGGCAGTGCTGGCCACGGGCGTGTGGTCCAAACCCCTGATGGCGAAACTGGGCATCAATGTCCCGCTCGAGGCCGAGCGTGGCTATCACGTTCTGTTTAAAAACCCATCACAAACCCCAAACAGCCCGATGATGATGACATCTGGGAAATTCGTTGCGACACCAATGGATCAGGGTCTAAGGTGTGCAGGTGTCGTTGAATTTGGTGGAATTAAAGACAACCCGTCGAAGGCACCTATTAACCTGCTGCGCAAGAAAGTCCGCGCGCTATTTCCGCAGATGACTGCCAGCAGCGAAGAAGAGTGGATGGGCTTTAGGCCCGCACCGTCCGACAGCCTGCCATTGATTGGCGAGGTCGGCAGCAGCGGCGTCTATGCCGCCTTTGGCCACCACCACATTGGGCTGACGGGTGGCCCAAAGACCGGACGCATGGTTGCGGATATGATCAGTGGCCAACGCAGTAACATAGATATGACACCCTACGCCCCACAACGATTTGGCTAG
- a CDS encoding LysR family transcriptional regulator — MHLRFRQLQAFHAIIETGTVTSAASLLGISQPAISNLLNQLEQQTRFKLFERIKGRLIATPEARLLFEEIDTVVRGFDHVTQAVLDLQNKQAGQLQVASQHSMSFGFMPKLISRFAKDRPDMTISFQSQYSAKIQEWVMSGLFEIGVCEMPILSDGLNVFPITVETRIAMPEASPLTQHEVLTPALLDGVPFIVMGPDHMTHRRTREVFHTAGIPLKTKVHSHLFKNLLSFVKEGMGVSILDPFVLDFDSGDGFVSRPFRPEIMMEMAVITSRTRPLSAIGQDFLKLLKAELEPYQAEV; from the coding sequence ATGCATCTTAGATTTCGCCAACTCCAAGCCTTTCACGCCATTATTGAAACTGGAACTGTGACCAGTGCAGCCTCGTTGCTGGGAATATCACAGCCGGCAATTTCGAACCTGTTGAACCAGTTGGAACAGCAGACCCGCTTCAAGCTGTTTGAACGCATTAAGGGGCGTCTGATCGCCACACCCGAGGCGCGTCTGCTGTTTGAGGAAATCGATACTGTTGTGCGCGGCTTTGATCACGTCACTCAGGCGGTGCTCGATCTGCAGAACAAGCAGGCTGGACAGCTCCAGGTGGCCTCCCAGCATTCGATGTCGTTTGGTTTCATGCCCAAGCTGATATCGCGATTTGCAAAGGATCGTCCGGACATGACGATCTCGTTTCAGTCACAGTATTCCGCCAAGATCCAAGAGTGGGTAATGTCAGGGCTGTTTGAAATAGGCGTTTGTGAAATGCCGATCCTGTCTGATGGGCTAAATGTTTTTCCAATCACCGTAGAGACCAGAATTGCCATGCCCGAGGCAAGCCCACTGACACAACACGAAGTGCTGACACCTGCCTTGTTGGACGGAGTTCCTTTTATTGTGATGGGGCCTGATCACATGACACACCGCCGCACCCGTGAGGTGTTTCACACGGCAGGCATACCTCTGAAGACAAAAGTGCACTCACATCTGTTCAAGAACCTGTTGAGCTTTGTCAAAGAGGGCATGGGCGTGTCGATCCTAGACCCGTTTGTATTGGATTTTGATTCCGGGGACGGGTTTGTCAGTCGCCCCTTCCGGCCTGAAATCATGATGGAGATGGCGGTGATTACATCCAGAACCCGGCCGTTGTCGGCCATTGGTCAAGATTTTCTGAAACTGTTGAAGGCAGAGCTGGAGCCCTATCAGGCAGAGGTTTGA
- a CDS encoding GntR family transcriptional regulator, whose product MAKQESNVSRVYEALRQMAANFAFMPDQRINESELSKQLGASRTPLREALNQLVAEGFLTFQNNRGFFCRSLTPKYIQDLYEVRVAVECEALRLSCDRAEDSEIAALSLYLEQTEADYETAEDPAKQLEMDETFHMRLVRLSGNDELERSLRSLNDRIRYIRLIDLKRMRDKTKARVPGELSAHSRILMGLAGRDAKGAEAAMRGHIEKRKEAATEAVQIAFSQLYVPQD is encoded by the coding sequence ATGGCCAAGCAGGAAAGTAACGTAAGTCGGGTGTATGAAGCGCTGCGCCAAATGGCTGCGAATTTTGCTTTTATGCCAGACCAGCGCATAAACGAGAGCGAACTGTCCAAGCAATTGGGCGCAAGCCGCACCCCTTTGCGCGAAGCGCTGAACCAATTGGTCGCCGAGGGTTTTCTGACCTTTCAAAACAACCGTGGCTTTTTCTGCCGGTCGCTGACGCCGAAATACATTCAGGATCTTTACGAAGTGCGAGTGGCTGTGGAATGCGAGGCCCTGCGATTGTCATGTGACCGGGCCGAGGACAGCGAAATCGCAGCATTGAGCCTATATCTGGAGCAGACCGAGGCCGATTATGAAACTGCCGAAGATCCGGCTAAGCAGCTTGAGATGGATGAAACATTTCACATGCGTTTGGTACGGTTGTCCGGCAACGATGAGCTAGAACGGTCACTGCGCAGTCTGAATGACCGCATTCGTTACATCCGGTTGATCGATCTAAAGCGGATGCGTGATAAGACAAAGGCGCGGGTGCCGGGCGAACTGTCGGCCCATAGTCGCATTCTGATGGGGCTGGCTGGTCGGGATGCAAAGGGGGCAGAGGCGGCAATGCGGGGCCATATCGAAAAGCGCAAGGAGGCAGCGACCGAAGCAGTCCAGATCGCGTTTTCTCAACTCTATGTGCCACAGGATTAA